GATAACTTTTGGTGATGGCAAAACAGCGATTAATGATAATAATTTACAGCTCAAGATTAATGCACAGATTGACTGGGATAATCCGGAATTGTTAACTACTCTTAAGCAAAATTTTGTTAAAGCAGCGGATGGTCAAAAATATTTGGCAGTTAAAGCTAAAACCAAGACGATTATTGATGGTAAAACCATGGACAATGGTCAAGTTACGACCAAGGTTGAGGAACCAAAAGGTAAAGTTAACGTTCATTATGTTGACGGCAACCAGACTGACTTACAAAAGCCAGTGTCATTAGCTGGCGTGGTTAATGCTGGTTTTGATATCGAAATGCCACAAACTGTAGTTGATACTTATAATGAAGAATATCAAGTAACTGGTGACGTTAAAAATGCTGCTGGTGAAAAGGTCGATCCTAAGAAGTTAAGATATCAATATAACAGTAACAAGCCCCAGGACCTCTATGTAATTTATCAAGATACTGGCCATAAGTTTGCTTCAATTCTTAACGGTAAACGTGTCGGTTTCTTAGGTTCGTCAGTAACCGTTGGTTGGCAAGATCACAACCATTCATTTGTGGATAACTTACGTGAACAAGACGGCTTAGTAGCCTTTAAAGAAGCAGTCACAGGAACAACGCTGGCAGGTCAAGGTAGTAACACTTATGTTCATCGTTTACTAAAGATGAAAGATGGTAATACTGCTGCTGGCGCTAGCAAGGGTAAAAATGCTTTAGCATATGAACCACTTGACGCCTTTGTTTTGCAAGTTTCGACTAATGATGCTAATTCTGGTTACAAACTTGGATCGGTGAGTGATTCTAAAGAATTGCAGGACTTTGATATTAATACCGTTGCTGGTGCGATGGAATATATCATTAAGTATGCTGAGGATACTTGGCATTGCCCGATTATCCTGTATACAGGTTATTATGAAAACAATGCTAAATATCAACAAATGGTGGATTTAACATACCAATTACAAAAGAAATGGCATTTCACCTTGCTTGATATTTATCACAATCAAGAAGTTCATGATTTATTCAGCTCCGATAAGACTAAGTATGTGTCAGCTAATGACTTTATCCATCCCAGACACGCTGGATATCAAGTATGGACAGATCTTTTCCGTCAGACGTTAACTGATGTATTTAATAATGAAGTTACGGATAAGTAGCTAATTATTAATAAAAATCAAATATTCTCCAATCTACTATTTTCTTTGTTAAGTAAGAGCACAGATTGGGGAATTTTTGTTTTAATGAAGAATATTATAGATTTTTAACTTTTTCTAGTTAAAATAGCTCCAAAGACTTGAATGTCGCGTGTTAAAGTTGAATAATAAAGAGAAAAGCGTCCTTTTTTAGTCAACTTTTGGTAGAATAATAAGTTGTTAACATGTTTTTACGGAGGAAATTATGTCTTATAAAGACAATATAATGTTGTTTGCCCTTAATTCAAACGGTCCGCTTGCTCAAAAGATTGCTGATCGCGTTGGTGTGCCGCTAAGTAAGTCAAGTGTGCAACGCTTTAGCGATGGTGAAATTCAAATTAATATTGATGAATCTGTGCGTGGCAAGGACGTATATTTGATTCAATCAACTAGTGCACCAGTCAATGATAATTTAATGGAACTACTAATTATGATTGATGCGGTTCGGCGTGCTAGTGCGCAGACGATTAATATTGTGATGCCATATTATGGCTATGCTCGTCAAGATCGTAAGACGCGCTCACGTGAGCCAATTACTGCCAAGCTGGTAGCAGATATGTTGCAAACTGCTGGTGCAACCAGGGTTTTATCATTAGACTTACACGCACCGCAAATCCAAGGATTTTTCGATATCCCAGTCGATAATCTAATGGGAGCACCACTATTAGCAGATTACTTCTTGAGTAATCACTTAGAAAAAGATGCCGTAGTTGTCTCACCAGATCACGGTGGTGTTACTCGGGCGCGGAAGTTAGCTGAATTTTTAGGAACACCAATTGCGATTGTGGATAAGCGGCGTCCGCGTGCTAATGTGGCAGAAGTAATGAATATTATTGGTGATGTTAAAGGTAAACGTGCAATTATCATTGACGATATGATTGATACTGCTGGCACGATTACATTAGCTGCACAAGCCTTAATTGATGCAGGAGCAACTGAAGTTTATGCCAGCAGTACACATGCCGTGCTTTCTGGGCCAGCGGTTAAGCGGCTAAATGATTCTCCGATTAAAAACTTAGTTTTGACTGACTCAATTCAACAACCTGCAGAAAAGCAGCTTGATAAGACCTTGCTAGTTTCAGTAGGACCGCTGATGGGGGATGCAATTAAGTGCATTCAAGAGCATAAGCCAATTAGTCCATTATTTAATACTAGATATCAAGAAGATAAAAATTAAGTTGGTTGACTAACCATACTAATCAGCTGTCCTGTCAGAAATGGCAGGGCAGTTTTTTGTTAAAGAAAATTGTGTACAAAAAGCAATATGTATTATTTGATGTATGATATATTATAAGTATTAAAGCAGTCTTTTTAAGGTAGCCATAGGAAAATAAAAGGACTAAACAAACCAAGCTAGGAGATGATCAAAATGAAGTATGAAGATAAATTTCATCTTACAGCCGAAGAAAATCGCCGTTTTGCTAAAACTAATTTAACTAAATTAGTTTTTACTAGCTCGCGTTTTGAAGGATTAACTACTACTATGCCTCAAACACAAACTATCATTGATGGCATGGGAGTTGACGGTGTTTCAATTGATGATATTAATATTATTGTTCAGCTAAAAAGAGGTTGGCAATTCGCTATTAATTATGACCAGCCAATTAATTTGGACTTTGAAAAACAAATCAATAAAATTGTTGCTCGTGATACTGCAGCTTTTCCTGGTTATTTACGTAATAGTTCAGGTCGTGTAGAAACTTATCGTGGTGAGTTTTCACCCCCAGCAATTGACAAAGATAAAGAAAAAAATTATTTAAATTCTGTTTTAAATAGTCATCGTTCTACAACCGACAAAGCAATGACCGTAATGTATCACAATATGCGTCAACAAATGTTTTATGATGGTAATAAGCGAACAGCTACCATTGCAGCAAACAAAATTATGATAGAAAACGGTGCTGGATTAATTAATATTCCTTTAGATCAGTGGACTATTTGGAACCAAAAATTGGCCGATTATTATTTTTCCAATGATATGACGGAATTGAAAAGTTGGACATATCAAATTGGTATTTTTGGCATAGAGCCAAATTTACCTGCACGGTTACAAAGTAAGTCGACCAAGATGTCTGCAAAAGAACAACAAGAAAATATTGCTGAATTTAAGCAGTTATTGAAAAATGCACAAACAGATAATTCACAGTCTAACGATTCCGATTAACAGGACAAATATTGACTGTTTTCTAACAGTGAGAATTTAGGCAGCTTCTTAAATAAAAAGTGATTGACTAACCATCTTAATAAACTGTCCTGTCAGAAATGGCAGGGCAGTTTTTTGCTAAAGAAAATTGTTTACTAATTTTAAAATCTGTTTCATAATATTTTAATAATATAGTGAATGATAGGAGAGATAAAATGTCACTTGAGAAAGTCAGAGAGTATTTCAGTCAGTATCAATTAGAAGAACGAATTCACGTTTTTGATCATGAAACGGCTACAGTCGAACAAGCAGCAAAAGTTCTGGATATAGAGCCAAATCAAGTTGCTAAGACTATGGCTTTCAATTTAAAAGAGGGGCCTATTGTAATTGTCACGGAGGGAGGAGCCAGAATTGCCAATGCTAAATTTAAGGCAGCGTTTGGACAAAAGGCTAAAATGGTGAAACCTAATGAATTGGAATCTGTAGTTGGTCATCCAATTGGAGGGGTTTGTCCGTTCGCGTTAAAGCCCAATGTTAAAGTTTATCTTGATCAAAGTCTTAAGCAGCACGAGGTTGTCTATCCAGCAGCCGGCTCAGCTAATTCTGGGATCGAACTGACTTTAGCAGAGTTAGAAAAATACGCTCAACCTGCTGAATGGGTTGATGTGACTAAGTAGCTGTTTCTAGTGGAGTAGTTTAGATGTTGGTTCTTCCGTGATCCAATAGAACTGTAAGTTCTAAAATGAGCTATAATAAAGCTAAAGATAAATGAGTTAATGAAAGGAATTAACCTTGCTACTACTAAAAAAAGCCGATATTCAAAAATGTTATACCTTAAAAGATGCGATGGCAGCAGTTACTGAAGCATTTAGATTGTTTTCAAAAGGGGAAGTTGAGGTACCATTACGTACCCAAATTGTTAATCGGCAGCAAACGGGTTCATATTTATGTATGCCAGCCTTTTGCGAGAGCGCAGACGCTGCTTGTGTCAAAGTCTTGGACATGTTTCCAGATAATCCTAAGCAAAATTTGCCGACCATTAATGCTCAAGTATTGACAATTGATACTAATACAGGCGTGATTAACGGCATGATGGATGGTAATTATGTTACTCAATTACGCACGGGTGCTGCATCAGGAGTGGCATTTCAAAATCTGGCTAGGCAAAATTGTACTAAAGGAGCTGTAATTGGCACAGGTGGTCAAGCAGCTACGCAATTAGAAGCGATGCTGAATGCGCGCAAGTTAGAATTAGTTGAGGTTAGCGACCGTGACTATCCACGGGCACAAGAATTTGCGCAAGCAATGTCAGAGCAACTTGCAGATTATGGCGCTAAGATAGTTGCAGTACCTACTGCTGATGAAGCAGTTAGAGATGCGGACTTAATTATCTCGGTCACGTCTTCAACGCAGCCAGTTTACGATGGTAAGTTAGTTAAAGCTGGTGCGACCGTGAGCGGTGTGGGCGCATATCAACCACAAATGCAAGAGACACCAGTTGAATTATTGCAACGTACAGATAAAATCTACTTCGATTCGCAAGAAGCGGTTTTGGCAGAATCTGGTGATTTAATTATTCCACTCAAGCAGAAGACGATCAATCAAGACAAGTTTGTTGGAGACCTGGGACAAGTTATCTCGGGCGACTTGCCAGCTCGTGAAAATGATCAGGAAATTATCTTTTTTGAAACTGTGGGGATTGCTGCTCAAGATTTGCTTACTGCTAAGTCAATTTATGATCGAGCATTAGCAGCTAACGTAGGCATGCAATGGTAAATATAATAAGGAAGAATAAAAATGACAATTGAGCAAGAACTAATGCAGCGTCTTGAGCGTGACGAAGATAAAATGATTGCTATTAGGCGACATTTACATGAACATCCGGAACTCTCAAATGAGGAACGGGAGACACATGATTATATCAAACGCTTTTATCAAGGGATGGCTTGTACGGTCAAAGATTGTGGTACTGGATATGGCATCACGGTTGACATTGATAGTGGTAAACCTGGTCCTAAGTTAGGATTGCGGGCAGATTTTGATGGTCTGGCTATTGACGAAGATAATGATTTATCGTTTAAGTCACAAAATCGTGGGGTAATGCACGCTTGTGGCCATGATGCTCATACTGCGTATTTAATGGTTTTAGCCAAAAACTTGATTGAGCTTAAGGATAAGCTACGTGGTTCAATCCGCATTATTCATCAGCCGGCTGAGGAAAAAGCTCCTAGTGGCGCACAAAAGATGATTGCTGGTGGCGTTCTAGATAATGTTGATCACGTAATTGGGTTGCACGTAATGTCGACAATGCCGCTAGGTACGGTTGCTTATCATCTAGGTGAGAGTCAAACTGGTCGTTCAAACTTTACAGTTAAGTTTATTGGCAAGGGCGGACATGGTTCCATGCCACAATTGTCCAACGATGCGATTGTCGCAGGATCATATTTTGTCATGGCGGTGCAAACGATCGTTTCGCGCCGGGTTGAACCCAATGCCCATGCTAGTGTTACAATTGGGTCTTTTGATGGGGCTGGTACCAGCAACGCCATCAAAGAATCAGTTACCCTTAAGGGTGATATTCGCATTATGCAGGAGAGTACGCGTACAGTTATCGAGCAGCAACTTGAACAACTAATTAAAGGGACTGAAGCGATGTTCGGCGTAAAAGCTGAATACGAAATTGTTAAAGATGTACCGGTTTTGTATAACGATCCTGATTTCACTAAGCAAATAGTTAAGAGTCTAAAAGCGGAAGTTGCTAATGTTCCGGAGATAACTGAAGTTAGTGATCTTGGAGCACAAGATCCGTCAGAAGATTTTTCCTATTATGCTTTGCAAAAATCGTGTTCTTTTCTATATATTGGCTGTGACGTTGATGATGGTCAGACGCATCCCCACCATAGCCCTAATTTTATGTTAGATGAGCGTTCGCTACTTATTGCGGCTAAAACCGCGGGTCTTGCTACGGTTCATTATTTAATGGATTAATTAAATAGAGCCTGAAATAATTCACGAAGGATTTTTTCAGACTCTATTTTTATGCTAATAACACAAAGTTTTGTAATTCTGCTAAAGTGCTGATTTTGACATCAAATAATAACTGGGCATAGTTTTGAGGATTGCTAGCAATTTGTTTTAGATTAACTAAAAAGTCGCCATTCTGGTGGATTAAATAATTAATTAGCGGATGAAACGGCTTGATTCCCAGCATTACGCAGATATTATTATCTATAACTATAAAATTATCTGTGGCACGCAAATAGCCAATTGGAGACTGTGGCTTGAGCGCTTCAAAAACGATAACACCACCCTTGTGTAAAACTTCTGTAAGTAATTGCGTTGAATTGTTAATAGCAAAAGTTTTAAAGCGTTCGTTATTTTGGTAGATGAGCCAGTCAGTTAAATTATTATTTTCTTCGCAATAAAAGTTTCTAGGTAATAGCTCAAATTGGTTGTAATATTGATAATCTGGATAAAATTTACTACTTTTAATTAAATCATTATCACCTAAATTTAGCTGCTGCAGTAATTCAATGAAGTAAGCCAAGTAATATCTAAATCCCGGTGTTGTTAGGTTAATCAGCACTCTTTTTAGCGCATCATATTCAGCTGCTTCGCGGTATTTTGGCGCACAGTTACTGATTAAATCTCGATATGCTGTAAAAATATCAAACAACCGTGGATTACGGTATGAAGTTGTAGTGCTGTTTGCGTGTTTATAGTAATTATAAAGCGGCTCAGGGATGTAAGATAGCTTGTGGCAATGACTAATAATCGGAATGATAAGATCTAAATCTTCGTAAATCATCTGTTTAAAATGGTATTTTTGCCAAATTTCACGGCGATATAATTTGTTCCAGGAATACGAATTATTTTGGGCTTCGGTAATATATTGGGCAATGTCAATCAAGCCTTCAGTACTAGGTAAACTACGCACGTCTTGCTCGTAGCCCTCTTCCACCCAAACTTTGTGTACATCGCAAACTGCGATATCACTTTGATATTTATTGATATTACGGTATAAGCTGGATAAATAATTTGGTTCTACCCAATCATCAGCGTCAGTAAAGCCAATAAATTTACCTTTGGCTTGTTTTAGCCCAGTATTTCTAGCCAGTCCTTGTCCCTGATTAGTCTGGTGAATAACTTTGATTTTGTTTCTATTTTTTGCTTGAAAAGCTTGCGCAATCTCTAATGTTTGGTCTTGGCTACCATCGTCAACCACAATTATTTCGTAATCTTGGTTAAAGTCCTGCTTAATTAGGGATGTTAAACAGCGAGCTAGTAGCTTTTCTTCGTTATACGCGGCAACAATAATTGAAATTTCAGTCATAGCAATTCCTCTCAATACTTTATCCATAATATACCTGATTTTGATACGCGATACTACATTTTGTTGGTGTTGCTTGTTTTTGCATGAAAATGCATATTTTTGCACGAAAATGATTGCTTTTGAAGCTGGAACCGAATACAATATTGGATGAGGTGAAAGTGATGCTAACACAAGAGCGGCAAAATTTGATTGAAAATTATGTTAATCAGCACGGACTGTGTCAAGTCGGTGATCTTTGCCAATTGACTACGACATCGGAATCTACGATTCGTCGTGACTTGAATCAGCTGGAAGAAAAAGGCTTGCTTAAGCGAGTTCATGGTGGAGCCCAGTCTGTTAAAAAGTTTGCTCATGATGTGTCGCAGCATATTCGCTTTAGTTTGAATCACGAGG
This DNA window, taken from Lactobacillus sp. ESL0684, encodes the following:
- a CDS encoding ribose-phosphate diphosphokinase; this encodes MSYKDNIMLFALNSNGPLAQKIADRVGVPLSKSSVQRFSDGEIQINIDESVRGKDVYLIQSTSAPVNDNLMELLIMIDAVRRASAQTINIVMPYYGYARQDRKTRSREPITAKLVADMLQTAGATRVLSLDLHAPQIQGFFDIPVDNLMGAPLLADYFLSNHLEKDAVVVSPDHGGVTRARKLAEFLGTPIAIVDKRRPRANVAEVMNIIGDVKGKRAIIIDDMIDTAGTITLAAQALIDAGATEVYASSTHAVLSGPAVKRLNDSPIKNLVLTDSIQQPAEKQLDKTLLVSVGPLMGDAIKCIQEHKPISPLFNTRYQEDKN
- a CDS encoding Fic family protein — translated: MKYEDKFHLTAEENRRFAKTNLTKLVFTSSRFEGLTTTMPQTQTIIDGMGVDGVSIDDINIIVQLKRGWQFAINYDQPINLDFEKQINKIVARDTAAFPGYLRNSSGRVETYRGEFSPPAIDKDKEKNYLNSVLNSHRSTTDKAMTVMYHNMRQQMFYDGNKRTATIAANKIMIENGAGLINIPLDQWTIWNQKLADYYFSNDMTELKSWTYQIGIFGIEPNLPARLQSKSTKMSAKEQQENIAEFKQLLKNAQTDNSQSNDSD
- a CDS encoding YbaK/EbsC family protein translates to MSLEKVREYFSQYQLEERIHVFDHETATVEQAAKVLDIEPNQVAKTMAFNLKEGPIVIVTEGGARIANAKFKAAFGQKAKMVKPNELESVVGHPIGGVCPFALKPNVKVYLDQSLKQHEVVYPAAGSANSGIELTLAELEKYAQPAEWVDVTK
- a CDS encoding ornithine cyclodeaminase family protein, with the translated sequence MLLLKKADIQKCYTLKDAMAAVTEAFRLFSKGEVEVPLRTQIVNRQQTGSYLCMPAFCESADAACVKVLDMFPDNPKQNLPTINAQVLTIDTNTGVINGMMDGNYVTQLRTGAASGVAFQNLARQNCTKGAVIGTGGQAATQLEAMLNARKLELVEVSDRDYPRAQEFAQAMSEQLADYGAKIVAVPTADEAVRDADLIISVTSSTQPVYDGKLVKAGATVSGVGAYQPQMQETPVELLQRTDKIYFDSQEAVLAESGDLIIPLKQKTINQDKFVGDLGQVISGDLPARENDQEIIFFETVGIAAQDLLTAKSIYDRALAANVGMQW
- a CDS encoding amidohydrolase encodes the protein MTIEQELMQRLERDEDKMIAIRRHLHEHPELSNEERETHDYIKRFYQGMACTVKDCGTGYGITVDIDSGKPGPKLGLRADFDGLAIDEDNDLSFKSQNRGVMHACGHDAHTAYLMVLAKNLIELKDKLRGSIRIIHQPAEEKAPSGAQKMIAGGVLDNVDHVIGLHVMSTMPLGTVAYHLGESQTGRSNFTVKFIGKGGHGSMPQLSNDAIVAGSYFVMAVQTIVSRRVEPNAHASVTIGSFDGAGTSNAIKESVTLKGDIRIMQESTRTVIEQQLEQLIKGTEAMFGVKAEYEIVKDVPVLYNDPDFTKQIVKSLKAEVANVPEITEVSDLGAQDPSEDFSYYALQKSCSFLYIGCDVDDGQTHPHHSPNFMLDERSLLIAAKTAGLATVHYLMD
- a CDS encoding glycosyltransferase family 2 protein, which codes for MTEISIIVAAYNEEKLLARCLTSLIKQDFNQDYEIIVVDDGSQDQTLEIAQAFQAKNRNKIKVIHQTNQGQGLARNTGLKQAKGKFIGFTDADDWVEPNYLSSLYRNINKYQSDIAVCDVHKVWVEEGYEQDVRSLPSTEGLIDIAQYITEAQNNSYSWNKLYRREIWQKYHFKQMIYEDLDLIIPIISHCHKLSYIPEPLYNYYKHANSTTTSYRNPRLFDIFTAYRDLISNCAPKYREAAEYDALKRVLINLTTPGFRYYLAYFIELLQQLNLGDNDLIKSSKFYPDYQYYNQFELLPRNFYCEENNNLTDWLIYQNNERFKTFAINNSTQLLTEVLHKGGVIVFEALKPQSPIGYLRATDNFIVIDNNICVMLGIKPFHPLINYLIHQNGDFLVNLKQIASNPQNYAQLLFDVKISTLAELQNFVLLA